The following proteins are co-located in the Spirosoma montaniterrae genome:
- a CDS encoding DUF4442 domain-containing protein, protein MKPAFLQTTRRESFKSWWFRTIMNWYPMYVGTGGKILFWSGDWREVHLRLRRNAWTYNFVGTIFGGSMFAAADPFYMLMLLQILGRSYVVWDKAGSIRFRKPGRSTLFMRYELTDDLLNGIRHDVAANGQTERTFALQWVDKAGVVHAEIERLCYIADKAFYEQHKNDRQSSRFQTK, encoded by the coding sequence ATGAAACCAGCCTTTCTTCAAACTACGCGCCGGGAGTCGTTCAAATCGTGGTGGTTCCGAACGATCATGAACTGGTATCCGATGTATGTCGGTACGGGCGGCAAAATTCTATTCTGGTCGGGCGATTGGCGCGAGGTACATCTGCGTCTGCGTCGGAACGCATGGACCTACAACTTCGTCGGCACTATTTTCGGCGGTAGTATGTTTGCTGCTGCCGACCCGTTTTATATGCTTATGCTGTTGCAGATTCTGGGCCGGTCTTATGTGGTCTGGGATAAAGCGGGCAGTATTCGATTTCGGAAGCCGGGCCGCTCTACCCTTTTTATGCGCTACGAACTGACCGATGACCTGCTGAATGGCATCCGGCACGACGTTGCAGCCAACGGCCAAACCGAACGCACATTCGCACTGCAATGGGTTGATAAAGCGGGCGTTGTTCACGCCGAAATCGAACGGCTGTGTTACATTGCTGACAAGGCTTTTTACGAACAACACAAGAACGACCGGCAATCGTCACGGTTCCAGACAAAGTAG
- a CDS encoding MarR family winged helix-turn-helix transcriptional regulator — MNAEMYCIAGRLRMLSRIITGRYNEAFAAEGVTFAQAALLMHIFGLPGIRQGALGKRLQIEKSAMSRDVQLLQRNGWLTDSIRKGLFLTDDGAALAKRCHKIWKTLNQRIREELGPDAVDGLTVFSDKLLENR, encoded by the coding sequence ATGAACGCTGAAATGTACTGCATTGCCGGTCGGCTCCGTATGCTGTCGCGCATTATCACGGGCCGTTATAACGAAGCCTTTGCCGCTGAGGGCGTAACGTTTGCACAGGCCGCGCTCCTGATGCACATCTTCGGGCTACCGGGCATCCGGCAGGGCGCACTTGGCAAACGGTTGCAAATCGAAAAGTCGGCCATGAGCCGCGACGTACAATTGCTGCAACGAAACGGCTGGCTCACCGACAGCATCCGGAAGGGCCTGTTTCTGACCGACGACGGGGCCGCGCTTGCCAAACGCTGTCATAAAATCTGGAAAACGCTCAATCAGCGAATCCGTGAAGAACTCGGCCCTGATGCCGTAGATGGCCTGACGGTATTTTCGGATAAACTGCTGGAAAACAGGTAG
- a CDS encoding DinB family protein, which produces MTFEATKIELSSSLQTITDLLPTLTDSDWSRPQNGKWTVGQEFEHLRVSTQGTAFLLSPMNRTAWRANERESRSYDTIVAEYKAALAARGPITNNAFGPTADSDHLTVAKQAERWQQVVEQLRSVVASLPETELDAYTVWKHPLLGPLTGREMLYFTAYHARHHHASLTRKQMDVHL; this is translated from the coding sequence ATGACTTTTGAAGCCACCAAAATCGAGCTTTCCAGTAGCCTTCAGACCATTACCGACCTGTTGCCAACATTAACCGACAGCGATTGGAGCCGCCCGCAAAACGGCAAATGGACGGTAGGGCAGGAGTTTGAACACCTGCGCGTATCGACGCAGGGAACCGCCTTTTTGCTCAGTCCCATGAATCGAACCGCGTGGCGGGCAAACGAGCGCGAATCCCGTTCCTACGATACGATTGTTGCCGAATATAAAGCAGCTTTAGCCGCACGGGGGCCAATTACAAACAACGCATTCGGTCCAACGGCGGATTCTGACCACCTGACCGTGGCGAAGCAGGCTGAACGCTGGCAGCAGGTCGTTGAGCAACTGAGGAGTGTAGTCGCGAGCCTGCCTGAAACGGAATTAGATGCGTACACCGTCTGGAAACATCCGTTGCTGGGACCGCTGACGGGCCGCGAAATGCTCTATTTTACAGCGTACCACGCCCGGCACCATCACGCCAGCCTAACCCGCAAGCAGATGGATGTACATTTGTGA
- a CDS encoding YdeI/OmpD-associated family protein encodes MIQFTALLQKFDQKGEKTGWTYIEIPAYVTDALSPGRRTSFRVKGQLDNLAIRLVALLPMGKNGDSDAAFIMPINADMRRSIRKEAGVSVQVELAIDTDPLPVSDDLLACLADEPAALAFFQTLPKSHQVYYSNWVEEAKSIDTKTKRIAQAVTGMAMGLGYGEMIRYFRKQKAD; translated from the coding sequence ATGATACAGTTTACCGCGCTCCTTCAGAAATTCGATCAGAAAGGCGAAAAAACCGGCTGGACGTACATTGAGATTCCGGCGTATGTAACCGACGCGCTTAGCCCCGGTCGGCGCACATCGTTTCGGGTGAAAGGCCAGTTAGACAATCTTGCCATTCGGTTAGTGGCTCTGCTCCCGATGGGCAAAAACGGCGATTCAGACGCTGCGTTCATTATGCCGATCAATGCCGACATGCGCCGGAGCATTCGCAAAGAAGCGGGCGTTTCGGTGCAGGTCGAACTGGCGATAGACACCGACCCGCTGCCGGTTTCCGACGATTTGCTGGCCTGTCTGGCCGATGAACCAGCCGCGCTGGCGTTTTTTCAGACGTTGCCCAAAAGCCATCAGGTATACTATTCCAACTGGGTTGAAGAGGCTAAAAGCATCGATACTAAAACCAAACGCATCGCGCAGGCTGTTACGGGTATGGCAATGGGCTTAGGTTATGGCGAAATGATTCGGTA